In Bacteroidota bacterium, a single window of DNA contains:
- a CDS encoding cytochrome c3 family protein, whose translation MRNKILLFGACCAAAVVAAFGGGWSANDGAGAAGNTVQPIKFSHQKHINEFGVDCATCHAEAATSKLSSDKMIPGHAVCQTCHEDQVNKTCGYCHTDEKNPKGFAREARELRFNHKQHVTDGKMECVTCHAGLDKVDYASAANMPAMTTCNTCHNNLKVNNQCETCHSNLATLRPASHNEGNFLKTHSVLAKLGGIDAQCSTCHTESYCAQCHDGSNLTALSAAEKTGMISPRTMGDDKSQALKGQSVHDMNYRFTHGIDARGHAADCQVCHHEQAFCNDCHQTGSQALGGTIPTSHEAAGFVTIGVGTGGGEHARLARREIESCMSCHDVEGSDPVCMKCHVDPDGIKGTNPQTHPSGFMSGVHGDWHTNAGATCFACHTDPNAKPHTMGGIAGVGFCGYCHGKK comes from the coding sequence ATGAGAAACAAAATTCTTTTGTTTGGAGCGTGTTGCGCGGCAGCGGTTGTTGCTGCGTTTGGCGGCGGATGGTCGGCGAATGATGGCGCCGGCGCTGCCGGCAACACGGTGCAGCCGATCAAATTCTCCCACCAGAAGCATATCAACGAGTTCGGTGTTGATTGCGCAACGTGCCATGCCGAGGCCGCGACCAGCAAGTTGTCGTCAGATAAGATGATTCCCGGTCATGCGGTCTGCCAGACGTGCCACGAAGACCAGGTCAACAAAACGTGCGGTTACTGCCATACCGACGAGAAGAATCCGAAAGGATTTGCGAGGGAGGCGCGCGAACTCCGGTTCAATCATAAGCAGCACGTCACAGACGGCAAAATGGAATGCGTCACGTGCCATGCCGGATTAGATAAGGTCGATTACGCTTCTGCGGCCAACATGCCGGCGATGACGACATGCAATACCTGCCACAATAATTTGAAGGTCAATAACCAGTGCGAGACGTGTCATTCCAACCTTGCCACGCTCCGTCCGGCCTCCCATAACGAAGGAAATTTTTTGAAGACCCATTCCGTCCTGGCCAAGCTGGGGGGGATCGATGCGCAATGCTCCACGTGCCATACGGAAAGCTACTGCGCACAATGCCACGACGGATCGAACCTGACCGCGCTGTCGGCCGCCGAGAAGACCGGCATGATCTCCCCGCGCACGATGGGAGACGACAAGTCCCAGGCGCTGAAGGGACAGTCTGTCCATGACATGAATTACCGTTTCACGCACGGCATCGACGCCCGCGGACATGCTGCGGATTGCCAGGTGTGCCACCATGAGCAGGCATTTTGCAACGACTGCCATCAGACGGGAAGCCAGGCGCTCGGCGGCACCATTCCGACATCGCACGAAGCCGCAGGGTTCGTCACCATCGGGGTCGGCACAGGCGGCGGAGAACATGCTCGGCTTGCCCGGCGCGAGATCGAAAGCTGCATGTCCTGCCATGATGTTGAAGGGTCCGACCCGGTCTGCATGAAGTGTCACGTCGATCCCGACGGCATCAAAGGGACGAATCCCCAGACGCATCCGAGCGGATTCATGAGCGGGGTTCACGGCGACTGGCATACGAATGCCGGTGCAACATGTTTTGCCTGTCACACCGACCCGAACGCGAAACCGCATACGATGGGGGGAATTGCCGGCGTGGGATTTTGTGGATACTGTCACGGAAAGAAGTGA
- a CDS encoding cytochrome c family protein, whose product MKKLVEMLVVAAMVVFLALPSEAQHKYVGVTMCSVCHKTEKQGKQFDIWKSSAHASAFKTLQSPKADEIAKAKGLKVKASEAPECLQCHVTGYAADKALTSALKVEDGIQCESCHGPGSDYKSIPVMKDKAKAEAAGLVLAAGDAKLCTQCHNSKSPSYKEFNYKEAWAKIKHPIPAAG is encoded by the coding sequence ATGAAAAAGTTAGTTGAAATGTTGGTAGTGGCAGCGATGGTTGTCTTTCTTGCTCTTCCGTCTGAGGCACAGCATAAGTACGTCGGCGTCACAATGTGTTCTGTGTGCCATAAGACCGAGAAACAAGGAAAGCAATTCGATATTTGGAAATCTTCTGCACATGCAAGCGCGTTCAAAACTCTCCAGTCGCCGAAAGCAGACGAGATTGCAAAAGCAAAAGGCTTGAAGGTGAAAGCTTCTGAAGCTCCCGAGTGCCTCCAGTGTCATGTCACCGGGTACGCTGCCGACAAAGCGCTGACGTCCGCATTAAAGGTGGAAGACGGTATTCAATGCGAATCGTGCCACGGCCCCGGATCTGACTATAAATCGATCCCTGTCATGAAAGATAAAGCGAAGGCAGAAGCGGCTGGATTGGTTCTTGCAGCTGGCGATGCAAAACTCTGCACACAGTGCCACAACAGCAAGAGCCCGTCGTACAAAGAATTTAATTACAAAGAAGCCTGGGCGAAGATCAAACATCCTATCCCCGCAGCTGGCTAA
- a CDS encoding ammonia-forming cytochrome c nitrite reductase subunit c552, with protein sequence MKLRPGMLVAALLAAAVCRGSAAAPDQCVTCHEALDDAPSKLFKHDVHFKKGLSCADCHGGNPRSDDAETAMSKKEGFIGAPKGDEISKTCAACHADPEAMRKFGSQLPTNQWENLQASVHGKLSTTGKEHIVQCTTCHSAHGIVHVKDPSSPVSPLHVVETCTKCHANAALMRSYNPSMPVDQLDKYRTSVHGIRNAKGDPNTAECASCHGSHDIRSAKDVKSRVYATNIPATCAHCHSNAALMKAYRIPTDQFEKFSRSVHGVALLQKNDVGAPACNSCHGNHGAAPPGVESVSKVCGTCHALNADLFSSSPHKKAFDDRKLPECETCHGNHEIVAASDSLLGVAAGATCGRCHTEKESTKGFLAARSMRTLTDSLVNFEQHARTLIDEAEQKGMEVSEAKFRLRDVHQARMQSRTMVHAFNEDKFHDAIQKGLVVAAAVSQQGQQAIDEYYFRRFGLGFATIIITILASSLYLYIKRLERKQARSESDRSGS encoded by the coding sequence ATGAAGCTTCGGCCTGGAATGCTGGTCGCTGCGTTGTTGGCTGCTGCGGTGTGCCGCGGTTCCGCCGCTGCGCCGGACCAGTGCGTGACGTGTCATGAGGCGCTCGACGATGCCCCGTCCAAACTGTTCAAGCATGATGTCCATTTCAAAAAGGGACTTTCATGCGCCGATTGCCACGGCGGAAATCCGAGGTCCGATGACGCAGAAACGGCGATGAGCAAGAAGGAAGGTTTCATCGGCGCCCCGAAGGGGGACGAAATTTCAAAGACCTGCGCCGCATGTCATGCCGACCCGGAGGCCATGCGAAAATTTGGTTCGCAGCTTCCGACCAATCAATGGGAAAACCTTCAGGCGAGCGTACACGGCAAACTTTCGACGACCGGAAAGGAACATATTGTCCAGTGCACGACGTGCCACTCCGCTCACGGCATCGTACATGTGAAAGATCCCTCCTCGCCGGTCTCCCCGCTGCACGTCGTGGAAACGTGCACCAAGTGCCACGCCAACGCCGCACTGATGCGTTCATACAACCCCTCGATGCCGGTCGACCAGCTCGATAAATACAGGACAAGCGTCCACGGCATCCGCAACGCCAAAGGGGACCCGAACACTGCAGAGTGCGCCAGTTGCCACGGCAGTCACGATATCCGATCGGCGAAGGACGTGAAGTCACGCGTGTACGCCACGAATATCCCGGCGACCTGCGCGCACTGCCACAGCAATGCGGCGCTGATGAAGGCTTATAGGATTCCGACCGACCAGTTCGAAAAATTTTCGCGCAGCGTGCATGGAGTCGCTCTCTTGCAGAAAAATGACGTCGGAGCCCCCGCGTGCAATAGCTGTCATGGCAATCACGGCGCAGCGCCTCCGGGGGTAGAATCGGTTTCGAAAGTGTGCGGGACTTGCCACGCTCTGAACGCGGACCTGTTTTCGTCAAGTCCCCATAAGAAAGCGTTTGACGACAGGAAACTGCCCGAATGCGAAACGTGTCACGGCAACCATGAGATCGTCGCCGCCTCCGATTCACTTCTCGGAGTAGCGGCGGGTGCAACGTGCGGCAGATGCCACACGGAGAAAGAAAGTACAAAAGGCTTTCTCGCCGCGAGATCGATGCGAACCTTGACCGACAGTCTTGTGAATTTTGAGCAGCATGCCCGGACGCTGATCGATGAGGCGGAGCAAAAAGGAATGGAGGTGTCGGAAGCGAAGTTCAGACTTCGTGACGTGCATCAGGCACGAATGCAGTCGCGAACGATGGTGCATGCATTCAATGAGGACAAATTCCACGACGCAATTCAAAAAGGATTGGTCGTCGCTGCAGCAGTTTCGCAGCAAGGCCAACAGGCGATCGATGAATATTATTTTCGCCGGTTCGGCCTTGGGTTTGCAACGATCATCATTACGATCCTTGCTTCCTCGCTCTATCTTTATATCAAAAGATTAGAACGAAAACAGGCAAGGAGCGAATCGGACCGGTCGGGATCATGA
- a CDS encoding cytochrome b N-terminal domain-containing protein yields the protein MKRSLEKFYDWLNERVELDDLIKFMGKKYVPVHRHSIWYYFGGVSLFLFIIQVVTGILLLMYYKGSEEFAFESIQFIMSKVQFGWLIRSIHSWTANLFILTAMIHMFSVFFEKSYRKPREITWLTGMLMFFLALAFGFSGYLLPWNELAYFATKVGTDIAGVVPLVGKPIMMFLRGGEEVTGATLSRFFGFHVAVFPGIFTVLLGIHLLLIQRQGMSEPLSSEHEPVSEQKRMPFFPNFLLRDLLLWLIVLNLLAILAVFFPWELGKKADAFAAAPAGIKPEWYFLFMFQSLKYIPGKLWIFDGEVFGIMLFGAAGLLWMLVPFWDRKSARGEKNRFITYIGLFVIFYIIILTIIGWAT from the coding sequence ATGAAGCGATCGTTGGAAAAATTCTATGATTGGCTGAATGAACGGGTCGAGCTCGACGACCTGATCAAATTCATGGGGAAGAAATATGTCCCCGTGCATCGGCATTCGATCTGGTATTATTTCGGCGGCGTGTCGCTCTTCCTGTTCATCATCCAGGTCGTCACGGGAATTCTTCTGCTGATGTACTATAAAGGGAGCGAAGAATTCGCGTTCGAGTCGATCCAGTTTATCATGTCGAAGGTCCAGTTCGGGTGGCTCATCCGCTCGATCCACAGCTGGACGGCGAACCTGTTTATCTTGACAGCGATGATCCACATGTTCAGCGTCTTTTTTGAAAAGTCGTACCGCAAGCCCCGCGAGATCACTTGGCTGACCGGCATGCTGATGTTCTTCCTGGCCCTCGCGTTCGGATTCAGCGGTTACCTGCTGCCGTGGAATGAACTGGCGTATTTTGCGACGAAGGTCGGAACCGATATCGCCGGCGTTGTCCCGTTGGTCGGCAAGCCGATCATGATGTTCCTCCGTGGAGGAGAAGAGGTGACCGGCGCGACCCTTTCGCGTTTCTTCGGATTTCACGTGGCGGTCTTCCCGGGAATCTTCACGGTGCTACTCGGGATTCACCTCCTGCTGATCCAGCGCCAGGGGATGAGCGAACCGCTCTCCTCGGAACACGAGCCCGTCTCCGAACAGAAAAGAATGCCGTTCTTTCCGAATTTTCTGCTGCGCGACCTTCTTCTCTGGCTCATCGTCCTGAATCTCCTGGCGATTCTTGCGGTCTTCTTTCCGTGGGAATTGGGGAAAAAAGCCGACGCGTTCGCCGCGGCTCCCGCAGGAATAAAGCCTGAATGGTACTTCCTCTTCATGTTCCAGTCGTTGAAATACATTCCCGGCAAACTGTGGATCTTTGACGGCGAAGTCTTCGGGATCATGCTCTTTGGCGCAGCCGGGCTGCTCTGGATGCTTGTGCCGTTTTGGGACCGCAAGAGTGCCCGCGGGGAAAAGAATCGCTTCATCACATACATCGGACTCTTTGTGATTTTCTATATCATCATTCTGACGATCATCGGATGGGCAACATGA
- a CDS encoding Rieske (2Fe-2S) protein — MIEHPQMQAHQSKRDFLKVILGGSLLAWAGTILYPILAYLKPPSQAEAEVSSVKAGKLSDIEKDSGTIIKFGSKPVILLRTAAGDLRAFSATCTHLDCTVQYRKDFGLIWCACHNGKYDINGRNVSGPPPRPLDEYKVNIQGGEVFISKRS, encoded by the coding sequence ATGATTGAACATCCTCAAATGCAGGCTCACCAGTCCAAAAGAGATTTCCTCAAGGTCATTCTTGGCGGGAGCCTCCTCGCATGGGCGGGAACTATTCTTTATCCCATTCTTGCATACCTTAAACCTCCCAGCCAGGCGGAAGCGGAGGTCAGCAGCGTCAAAGCCGGCAAACTCTCCGATATCGAAAAAGACAGCGGCACGATCATCAAGTTCGGAAGCAAGCCGGTGATCCTTCTTCGCACGGCCGCAGGCGATCTCCGCGCCTTCTCAGCGACTTGCACTCACCTTGACTGCACCGTCCAGTACCGGAAGGACTTCGGGCTCATTTGGTGCGCATGCCACAACGGGAAATACGACATCAACGGCAGAAACGTCTCCGGTCCGCCGCCGCGTCCGCTCGATGAGTACAAGGTCAACATTCAGGGAGGGGAGGTTTTCATCTCCAAGAGATCATGA
- a CDS encoding NapC/NirT family cytochrome c produces the protein MRRLVPKSFFNPTSFVGAAIALVCFGLILFLFLLEAFAGHQKPYMGIIAFVILPGFLLVGLAIAVIGMILERKRVHVTEDRFPRIDLNNPHHRSMFAFFSGLVIILLLCSAFGSYQAYEFTESVQFCGEVCHAVMKPEYTAYLFSPHARVSCAECHVGSGADWYVKSKLSGAYQVYSVIFHKYSKPIETPVRNLRPAQETCERCHWPKQFYSEKQVIKNYFLSDEKNTGWWISLLMKIGGGNSESGPTSGIHWHMNIRNKITYVAVDSQRQVIPWVQSKRPDGTVVTYTSTDGGVTKEQIQAGEMRRMDCIDCHNRPTHIYRPSNESVNEAMTLGWIDPKIPSIKAASVEVLERPYGTQEGALDSIGILIREHYAQHYPEIAQTMRVNIDSAVECLKRIYSRNFFPEMNVSWKHYPNNIGHLYSPGCFRCHDGKHIGDNGKVLSRDCNTCHVILAQKLDHDNLRVSLTGVDYRHPVDIGDAWKQMNCSDCHSSGP, from the coding sequence ATGAGAAGGCTTGTTCCGAAATCTTTTTTTAATCCGACCAGTTTTGTTGGGGCCGCGATCGCCCTCGTATGCTTCGGGCTGATCTTGTTCCTCTTCCTGCTCGAAGCGTTCGCCGGACATCAGAAGCCGTACATGGGCATTATTGCCTTTGTCATCCTTCCGGGGTTTCTCCTCGTTGGTCTCGCGATCGCCGTTATCGGCATGATCCTCGAACGGAAGCGAGTGCACGTTACCGAGGACCGTTTCCCCCGTATCGATCTCAACAATCCGCACCATCGTTCGATGTTCGCTTTTTTCTCCGGTTTGGTGATCATCCTCCTTTTATGCTCGGCCTTCGGAAGCTACCAGGCGTATGAGTTCACAGAATCGGTACAGTTTTGCGGCGAGGTTTGCCACGCCGTGATGAAGCCGGAATATACCGCCTACCTCTTTTCGCCGCATGCACGCGTCTCATGCGCTGAATGCCATGTCGGCTCGGGAGCGGATTGGTACGTGAAATCGAAGCTCTCGGGGGCGTATCAGGTGTACTCCGTGATCTTCCACAAATATTCCAAGCCGATCGAGACGCCCGTCAGAAATTTACGCCCGGCCCAGGAGACATGCGAGCGTTGCCACTGGCCGAAACAGTTCTATTCGGAGAAACAGGTCATCAAGAATTATTTTCTTTCCGATGAAAAGAACACCGGATGGTGGATCTCCCTCCTGATGAAGATCGGCGGCGGCAACAGCGAATCGGGGCCGACCTCCGGCATTCATTGGCACATGAATATCCGCAACAAAATTACGTATGTCGCGGTCGATTCCCAGAGACAGGTGATCCCGTGGGTTCAATCAAAGAGGCCCGATGGGACGGTCGTCACATACACTTCGACCGACGGAGGCGTGACCAAAGAGCAGATTCAGGCGGGCGAGATGCGGCGGATGGACTGCATCGATTGTCACAATCGGCCGACGCACATTTACCGCCCTTCCAACGAATCCGTGAACGAAGCGATGACGCTCGGATGGATCGATCCGAAGATCCCGTCGATCAAAGCAGCCTCGGTGGAAGTCCTCGAACGGCCGTACGGAACGCAGGAGGGGGCCCTCGACAGCATCGGCATCCTTATCCGCGAGCATTATGCGCAGCATTACCCTGAGATCGCACAGACGATGAGGGTCAACATCGATTCCGCCGTGGAATGCCTCAAGAGGATCTACAGCAGAAATTTCTTCCCCGAAATGAACGTCTCGTGGAAGCATTATCCGAACAATATCGGCCATTTGTATTCTCCAGGATGTTTCCGCTGCCACGACGGAAAACACATCGGCGACAACGGTAAGGTCCTTTCGAGGGATTGCAATACGTGCCATGTCATTCTCGCGCAAAAACTCGACCACGACAACCTCCGCGTGTCGCTGACCGGCGTTGACTACCGCCATCCTGTCGATATCGGTGATGCGTGGAAGCAGATGAACTGCAGCGATTGTCACAGCAGCGGTCCGTGA
- a CDS encoding cytochrome b/b6 domain-containing protein yields the protein MFSFHLNSQTKEECLACHSDSTLTTERNGKTISLYVNDQILSHSIHRTFVCVACHTGFDPNNVPHKEKITPVQCQNCHKNVISKHPFHSAVFAKAGANVSQMCKDCHGKHDVQSPKTPGTKFNSANVVQSCGECHGEEKGKYLASAHGKAVMSGNLNAPTCVACHSKNITGSKAGVDSAQLKIAQEQVCITCHVKNKQTPESAPSANFVMSYEQSVHGMALKSGNGSAANCVDCHGSHEMKKGGDPTSRVNRLNIPNTCSKCHASIAEQYKGSIHGSAFFAGNKDAPVCTDCHGEHKILAPTDPNSPVSKLHISAQVCSPCHNSVRLSEKFGLAAERGKSFDDSYHGLATKAGSVEVANCASCHGVHDILPSSNPKSRVNKANLAVTCGKCHPGANENFTKGSVHIMVTAKDKDLLYYVTSGYILLIVLTIGGMFLHNALDFVKKSKRKLRMRRGTIYEEDLGHALYVRMTMGERLQHGTLIISFFTLVITGFMLKFPDAWWVSPIRSISPAVFEIRSLLHRIAGVVLILVGIYHVYYILFVPRGKQLLRDMIPKLQDASDAVAVAKYNLGLSTVKPQFDRFSYVEKSEYWALVWGTIVMAMTGFILWFDNRFLGLIGKLWWDVAGTVHYYEAWLATLAIIIWHFYFVIFNPDVYPINLAFLKGTITEEEMHDEHPLELKRIKAEEMRKIEEEEKKENEK from the coding sequence TTGTTTTCATTTCATCTCAATTCGCAGACGAAAGAGGAGTGCCTTGCTTGCCACTCCGATAGCACGCTGACGACTGAGAGAAACGGTAAAACAATTTCACTGTATGTAAACGATCAGATTCTCTCCCATTCCATCCATAGGACATTTGTTTGTGTCGCATGCCATACCGGTTTCGACCCGAACAATGTTCCGCACAAGGAGAAGATCACCCCCGTTCAGTGCCAAAACTGCCATAAGAATGTCATCTCGAAACATCCCTTCCATAGCGCCGTCTTCGCAAAAGCTGGTGCCAATGTAAGCCAGATGTGCAAAGATTGCCACGGCAAACACGACGTCCAGTCGCCGAAAACTCCGGGGACGAAATTCAACTCGGCGAACGTCGTCCAGAGCTGCGGCGAGTGTCATGGCGAAGAAAAAGGAAAATATCTTGCGTCGGCGCATGGCAAGGCGGTAATGTCCGGCAATTTGAACGCGCCGACCTGTGTTGCATGCCATTCCAAAAACATAACAGGCTCAAAAGCGGGAGTTGATTCCGCTCAGTTGAAGATCGCACAGGAGCAGGTGTGCATAACGTGTCACGTCAAGAACAAACAGACGCCTGAATCGGCCCCGTCGGCGAACTTTGTGATGTCGTACGAACAGAGCGTGCACGGGATGGCGCTCAAGAGCGGCAACGGCAGCGCTGCGAACTGCGTCGATTGCCACGGCAGTCACGAAATGAAAAAAGGGGGAGATCCGACATCCAGGGTGAACAGGCTCAATATTCCTAACACCTGTTCGAAATGTCATGCCTCCATCGCCGAACAGTATAAGGGGAGTATCCACGGCTCCGCGTTCTTCGCCGGAAACAAAGATGCGCCGGTCTGCACCGATTGCCACGGCGAGCACAAAATTCTTGCACCGACAGACCCCAACTCGCCGGTCTCGAAACTCCATATTTCAGCTCAAGTCTGCTCCCCCTGCCATAACTCGGTCCGCCTGAGCGAGAAGTTCGGACTTGCGGCTGAGCGCGGAAAGAGTTTTGACGACAGCTATCACGGTCTTGCGACGAAAGCCGGGAGCGTGGAGGTTGCCAACTGCGCGAGCTGCCACGGCGTACATGATATTCTCCCCTCGAGCAACCCGAAATCGCGCGTGAACAAAGCCAACCTTGCCGTCACGTGCGGGAAATGCCATCCCGGAGCAAATGAGAATTTTACGAAGGGCTCCGTCCATATTATGGTGACAGCGAAGGACAAAGACCTCCTCTACTACGTTACGTCCGGGTACATTCTTCTCATCGTCCTCACGATCGGCGGAATGTTTCTTCACAATGCGCTCGATTTTGTGAAAAAGTCGAAGCGAAAACTGCGGATGAGGCGGGGGACAATCTACGAAGAGGATCTCGGGCACGCGTTGTATGTCCGCATGACGATGGGCGAGCGGTTGCAGCATGGTACGTTGATCATCAGCTTTTTCACGCTGGTGATAACAGGATTCATGCTGAAATTTCCCGATGCCTGGTGGGTTTCTCCGATCAGATCGATCAGTCCAGCGGTCTTTGAAATTCGAAGCTTGCTGCACCGGATCGCAGGGGTTGTGTTGATCCTCGTCGGAATTTACCATGTTTATTATATTCTTTTTGTGCCGAGAGGGAAGCAGCTGCTGCGGGATATGATCCCGAAGTTGCAGGACGCGAGCGATGCTGTCGCCGTTGCGAAATACAATCTCGGCCTCAGCACTGTGAAGCCGCAGTTTGACCGGTTCAGTTATGTGGAGAAAAGCGAATACTGGGCGCTGGTGTGGGGGACGATCGTCATGGCCATGACCGGCTTCATTTTATGGTTCGATAATAGATTCCTCGGACTCATCGGAAAGCTCTGGTGGGATGTGGCGGGAACGGTCCATTATTACGAGGCATGGCTCGCGACGCTCGCGATCATCATCTGGCATTTTTATTTTGTCATCTTCAACCCGGATGTCTATCCGATCAACCTCGCCTTCCTTAAAGGAACAATCACCGAGGAGGAGATGCACGACGAGCATCCGTTGGAACTGAAGCGCATAAAGGCCGAGGAGATGAGGAAGATCGAAGAGGAAGAGAAAAAAGAGAACGAAAAGTGA
- a CDS encoding DUF362 domain-containing protein — protein MDRRSFMMRAAGATVLAGTSSAFGKLKFLNSEMFDSSPSASYDLVAIKGGEADLMFAKGIEALGGMKTFVKKGQKVVVKPNIGWDVSPERGGDTNPKLISEIIRHCYAAGAKEVVVFDNTCDNWQRAYKNSGIESAVTNAGGKVAPGNTEGYYHDVTVTGSKNLTSAKVHELILEADVFINVPVLKDHNSARLTMSMKNLMGVVWDRRAWHANDLHQCIADFAAYRKPDLNILDAYTVMKRNGPRGVSEEDVVTMKSQLISTDMVTIDVAGAKLFGLNPSDIRYIQIAAQQKAGRADLDHLNIKRISL, from the coding sequence ATGGATCGAAGATCGTTTATGATGCGTGCCGCCGGAGCCACGGTACTTGCCGGGACAAGCTCCGCTTTTGGAAAGTTGAAGTTTTTGAACAGTGAGATGTTTGATTCTTCCCCTTCCGCTTCCTACGACCTCGTTGCCATCAAGGGGGGAGAAGCTGATTTGATGTTTGCCAAGGGAATTGAAGCCCTGGGAGGAATGAAAACGTTCGTTAAAAAGGGGCAAAAAGTTGTCGTCAAACCGAACATCGGGTGGGATGTTTCGCCGGAACGGGGGGGAGACACGAACCCAAAATTGATCTCCGAAATTATCAGGCATTGTTACGCAGCCGGGGCAAAAGAGGTCGTCGTCTTCGACAACACCTGCGACAACTGGCAGCGTGCGTACAAGAACAGCGGCATTGAATCGGCGGTCACCAACGCGGGGGGAAAGGTCGCTCCCGGAAACACCGAGGGATATTATCATGATGTCACGGTCACCGGTTCAAAGAACCTGACGTCAGCAAAAGTGCACGAGTTGATCCTCGAAGCCGACGTGTTCATCAACGTTCCGGTCCTGAAGGATCACAATTCCGCACGGCTGACCATGTCGATGAAGAATCTCATGGGAGTCGTCTGGGACCGCCGCGCCTGGCATGCCAACGACCTGCATCAATGCATCGCCGATTTTGCGGCGTACCGCAAGCCGGATCTGAACATTCTCGACGCGTACACGGTCATGAAGCGCAATGGACCGCGAGGCGTTTCGGAGGAGGATGTTGTCACGATGAAGTCGCAGTTGATCTCGACCGACATGGTCACGATCGACGTTGCCGGGGCGAAACTGTTCGGCCTGAATCCGTCCGACATCCGGTACATTCAGATCGCCGCGCAGCAAAAAGCCGGGAGAGCGGATCTCGACCATCTGAACATCAAACGAATCTCCCTCTGA